A portion of the Bacillus sp. es.034 genome contains these proteins:
- a CDS encoding MFS transporter — translation MKKWKDPLLLLSGIGISSIGGWIYLIALNLIVLDEWGSPVAVAMLYVLKPLGAIITNGWAGSVIDRVNKRNLMAALDFFRAVLIAALPFLAKDWWMYVVVLFINMGSAVFYPASMAYITTLIPKGNRQRFNALRGLVGSGAFLIGPGVAGVLFLMGTPDFALYMNALALLLSGVITLFLPKLEGDSSNETSTFEWEIIKEDWRVVWGFSKRAAYVMVLYVLFTCMLVMTAAIDSLEAAFSKEVLHLSNSTYGYLVSIAGGGFVLGSLLNAALSHKLHHMHLMGVGSVIVSVGYIMYAFSHDFLSIAIGFALLSFALAFATTGFETFYQEHIPVEIMGRVGSLYGLLEGVLVILLTVLIGLGAEGVSVRAAVAAGSVVMLGITLVLWGALRKNSWKKQLKFNSECYNK, via the coding sequence ATGAAAAAGTGGAAGGATCCTTTGTTGCTTTTATCGGGTATCGGGATTTCGAGTATCGGGGGTTGGATTTATCTGATCGCCCTTAATTTGATTGTATTGGATGAGTGGGGGTCACCGGTGGCGGTGGCGATGCTATATGTGTTGAAGCCACTTGGGGCGATAATCACAAACGGTTGGGCCGGGAGTGTGATTGACCGGGTCAATAAGCGGAATCTGATGGCGGCCCTGGACTTTTTCAGGGCGGTATTGATTGCTGCTTTGCCTTTTCTTGCAAAGGATTGGTGGATGTATGTTGTGGTGCTATTCATCAATATGGGGAGTGCCGTTTTTTATCCTGCGTCGATGGCTTATATCACGACCTTGATTCCGAAGGGGAACAGGCAGCGGTTCAATGCTCTTCGGGGACTGGTCGGATCGGGAGCGTTTCTGATCGGACCCGGGGTGGCCGGGGTATTATTCCTGATGGGAACACCGGATTTTGCCCTTTATATGAATGCTCTTGCCCTTTTGTTATCAGGGGTGATCACCCTGTTTTTGCCGAAACTTGAGGGGGATTCATCGAATGAAACAAGTACCTTTGAGTGGGAAATCATTAAGGAGGATTGGCGGGTCGTCTGGGGCTTCAGCAAGAGAGCCGCGTACGTGATGGTCCTGTACGTATTGTTCACGTGCATGCTCGTGATGACGGCCGCCATCGATTCCCTTGAAGCGGCTTTTTCAAAAGAGGTGCTGCATCTCTCGAATAGCACCTACGGATATCTCGTTAGCATTGCAGGTGGAGGATTTGTACTGGGATCTCTCCTGAATGCGGCGTTGTCTCATAAGCTTCATCATATGCACCTCATGGGTGTCGGCTCTGTCATCGTTTCCGTTGGGTATATCATGTATGCATTTTCGCATGACTTCTTGAGTATTGCGATTGGATTCGCTCTTTTATCCTTTGCCCTGGCCTTTGCAACTACGGGGTTCGAGACTTTTTATCAAGAACATATCCCCGTTGAGATCATGGGGCGGGTAGGGAGTCTGTATGGTTTGCTTGAAGGGGTCCTTGTCATCTTACTGACGGTTCTGATTGGACTGGGAGCAGAAGGGGTGTCCGTCCGGGCTGCCGTCGCTGCAGGTTCCGTTGTCATGCTCGGAATCACCCTGGTTTTATGGGGAGCGCTGAGGAAGAATTCTTGGAAAAAACAGTTAAAATTTAATTCAGAATGTTATAATAAATAA
- the proS gene encoding proline--tRNA ligase — MAKEFVKDVTGMDEDFAQWYTDVVTKAELIDYSSVRGSMIIRPYGYAIWENIKDALDGKIKETGHENVYMPLFIPESLLQKEKDHIEGFAPEVAWVTHGGDEELAERLCVRPTSEVLFGEHYKNIIHSYRDLPKLYNQWANVVRWEKTTRPFLRTLEFLWQEGHTCHETDQDAHDETVKMLEVYAELCEEILAIPVIKGQKTEKEKFAGAKYTYTIESLMHDGKALQSGTSHHLGDGFAKSFGIQFTDRDGKLQYVQQTSWGLTTRIIGAMIMVHGDDRGLVVPPRIAPTQLMIVPIAQHKEGVLDFAYNLKTQLAGVARVGIDASDKKPGWKFNEYEMKGIPLRLEVGPRDIENGQVILARRDTGEKITVTMEELEGKVAVLLEDIQRNLLERAREHREEKTTITKTFEEFKTTVNEKGGFIKAMWCGDRACEDKIKEETSATSRCMPFEQEQVSDTCVCCEKDAKHLVYWAKAY, encoded by the coding sequence ATGGCTAAAGAATTTGTAAAAGATGTTACGGGCATGGATGAAGATTTTGCCCAGTGGTATACCGATGTCGTGACGAAGGCGGAGCTGATTGACTATTCCAGTGTCCGGGGTTCGATGATTATCAGACCTTACGGATACGCAATCTGGGAAAACATCAAGGATGCCCTTGATGGGAAAATTAAGGAAACCGGGCATGAAAATGTGTATATGCCCCTTTTTATCCCTGAAAGCCTGCTGCAAAAAGAGAAGGATCACATCGAAGGATTCGCTCCTGAAGTAGCGTGGGTGACCCATGGCGGTGATGAGGAGTTAGCGGAACGGCTATGCGTGCGTCCGACGTCCGAGGTGTTATTCGGTGAGCATTATAAAAATATCATCCATTCTTACCGGGATCTGCCGAAGCTCTATAACCAGTGGGCAAATGTCGTCCGCTGGGAAAAGACGACGCGCCCGTTCCTGCGAACGCTTGAGTTCCTTTGGCAAGAAGGGCATACGTGTCACGAGACTGATCAGGATGCTCATGACGAAACGGTTAAGATGCTCGAAGTGTACGCAGAGCTTTGTGAAGAGATTCTGGCGATTCCTGTTATCAAAGGTCAGAAAACGGAGAAAGAGAAATTTGCAGGTGCGAAATATACGTATACGATCGAGAGTTTGATGCATGACGGGAAAGCGTTGCAATCGGGGACGTCCCACCATCTGGGAGACGGATTTGCGAAATCATTCGGCATCCAGTTCACAGACCGTGACGGCAAGCTCCAATATGTCCAGCAAACATCATGGGGACTCACTACCCGCATCATCGGGGCCATGATCATGGTGCACGGGGACGACCGGGGACTAGTGGTACCACCACGGATTGCTCCGACCCAGCTGATGATCGTGCCGATCGCCCAGCATAAAGAAGGCGTCCTTGATTTTGCCTATAACCTGAAGACACAGCTTGCAGGTGTTGCCCGCGTCGGAATAGACGCAAGTGACAAAAAGCCGGGCTGGAAATTCAATGAATATGAAATGAAGGGGATCCCACTCCGCCTGGAAGTCGGTCCACGGGACATCGAGAACGGGCAGGTGATTTTGGCGAGACGTGATACAGGGGAAAAAATCACGGTCACGATGGAAGAGCTGGAAGGGAAAGTGGCAGTGCTCCTCGAAGACATTCAACGCAATCTATTGGAAAGAGCGAGGGAACACCGTGAAGAAAAAACAACGATCACCAAAACGTTTGAAGAGTTCAAAACGACGGTGAATGAAAAAGGCGGTTTCATCAAAGCGATGTGGTGCGGGGATCGTGCCTGTGAAGATAAGATAAAGGAAGAAACGAGTGCCACATCACGATGCATGCCGTTTGAACAGGAGCAGGTGTCCGATACATGCGTATGCTGTGAAAAGGATGCGAAACACTTGGTGTATTGGGCGAAGGCGTATTGA
- a CDS encoding GNAT family N-acetyltransferase produces MKHKDLTIETPRLVIRPFVNEDYENWLREHLNRLPSQHKYDVGYQDMSECTEFWFREMLEKHDEMIESDQVYILGIFLKENGANIGTIDFSTLMRYNFNWGRAGYTIHNRYWNRGYGKEAMKAALQLAFVKLNFHRIEAHINLDNTPSIRLAEAVGMEYECTRKGFIYEFGEWTDNLVYYVNAGE; encoded by the coding sequence ATGAAGCATAAGGACTTAACGATCGAAACACCGCGATTGGTGATCAGGCCCTTCGTGAATGAGGATTATGAAAACTGGTTGAGGGAACATCTGAACAGGCTCCCGTCACAGCATAAATATGATGTCGGCTATCAGGATATGAGTGAGTGCACGGAGTTCTGGTTCAGGGAGATGCTTGAGAAGCATGACGAAATGATCGAGAGTGATCAGGTGTATATCCTCGGGATCTTCCTGAAAGAAAATGGAGCGAATATCGGGACGATCGATTTCTCGACGCTCATGCGGTACAACTTTAACTGGGGCAGGGCCGGCTACACGATACATAATCGCTATTGGAACCGTGGTTACGGGAAGGAAGCGATGAAGGCAGCCCTTCAGCTCGCATTTGTGAAATTGAACTTTCACCGGATCGAAGCCCATATCAATCTGGATAATACGCCTTCGATCCGCCTTGCGGAAGCAGTGGGCATGGAGTATGAATGTACACGAAAAGGGTTCATTTATGAGTTTGGGGAGTGGACGGATAATCTGGTGTATTATGTGAATGCGGGTGAATAG
- a CDS encoding carbon starvation CstA family protein translates to MVTFLVSIVVLIIGYFTYGKLIEKIFGVNETRSTPAYAKADGVDYVPMNTGKNSMIQLLNIAGVGPIFGPIMGALYGPVAFLWIVLGAIFAGAVHDYLTGMISIRNGGAHLPELAGRFLGKTMKHVVNAFSILLLVLVGTVFVTAPAALISNMTPAWISLGVIIAAIFIYYIVATLLPIDKIIGKVYPLFGALLLISAVGIGAGLVITGADIPEVSLTNMHPDSVAIFPLLFLTISCGALSGFHATQSPIISRTTQNEKNGRKIFYGMMILEAIIAMIWAAAAMSLFEPGELNAILKDGGPAAVVSEVSVLMLGSIGGTLAILGVIVLPITSGDTSFRSARMIIADYIKVGQVKMSSRLWIAVPLFAISVVLTRMDFNLLWRYFSWANQSTAMIALWVGAMYLALQKKPHWVATIPAIFMTMVTFTYILNAPIGFGLSMGTAYMGAAVITIVSILAFIYTLRKRLKDGTVIQVDEDVPQSAA, encoded by the coding sequence ATGGTCACATTCCTGGTCTCGATTGTTGTCTTAATTATTGGTTACTTCACATATGGAAAATTAATTGAAAAGATTTTTGGAGTGAATGAAACTCGTTCCACCCCTGCTTACGCAAAGGCGGATGGAGTGGATTATGTTCCGATGAACACAGGTAAGAACTCCATGATCCAGCTGTTGAATATCGCGGGTGTCGGCCCTATTTTCGGACCGATCATGGGAGCCTTATACGGACCGGTCGCTTTCCTTTGGATCGTACTCGGGGCGATTTTTGCCGGAGCGGTTCACGATTACCTGACGGGGATGATTTCAATCCGTAACGGAGGGGCTCATTTACCGGAGCTTGCAGGACGTTTTCTTGGTAAAACGATGAAGCACGTGGTAAACGCATTCTCGATTCTGTTACTTGTATTGGTAGGGACGGTGTTTGTTACCGCGCCAGCAGCCTTGATTTCGAATATGACTCCTGCATGGATTTCACTTGGTGTGATCATTGCAGCGATCTTCATTTACTATATTGTCGCAACTCTACTTCCGATCGATAAGATCATTGGTAAAGTGTATCCGCTGTTCGGGGCACTGCTTCTGATCAGTGCGGTAGGTATTGGAGCGGGATTAGTCATTACGGGAGCGGATATTCCTGAGGTTTCCCTGACGAATATGCACCCTGATTCTGTCGCTATCTTTCCTTTATTATTCTTGACGATTTCATGTGGGGCGCTTTCAGGCTTCCACGCAACGCAATCTCCGATCATCTCAAGAACGACTCAAAACGAGAAGAACGGACGCAAAATTTTCTACGGTATGATGATTTTAGAAGCGATCATTGCGATGATCTGGGCAGCGGCAGCGATGAGCCTGTTCGAGCCTGGTGAACTGAATGCGATCTTGAAAGACGGAGGACCTGCAGCAGTCGTAAGCGAAGTGTCTGTTCTGATGCTTGGTTCCATTGGTGGAACGCTTGCCATCCTTGGTGTCATCGTTCTTCCGATCACTTCCGGTGATACATCATTCCGAAGTGCGCGTATGATCATTGCCGATTACATCAAGGTCGGACAAGTGAAAATGTCCAGCCGCCTTTGGATTGCCGTTCCACTCTTCGCGATTTCAGTCGTACTGACACGCATGGATTTCAATCTCTTATGGAGATATTTCTCTTGGGCAAACCAATCGACGGCGATGATTGCTCTTTGGGTAGGCGCCATGTACCTGGCCCTGCAAAAGAAACCGCACTGGGTCGCAACGATACCGGCCATCTTTATGACAATGGTGACGTTCACGTATATACTGAACGCTCCTATTGGATTCGGGCTTTCCATGGGCACAGCCTATATGGGAGCGGCAGTCATAACAATTGTGTCAATCCTTGCCTTTATCTACACATTAAGAAAGCGCTTGAAGGATGGTACTGTCATACAGGTCGACGAAGACGTGCCTCAGTCAGCAGCGTAA
- a CDS encoding LytTR family DNA-binding domain-containing protein, with product MKIAIIDDEPYSREEMKHLLGNYSWAEVVGEASSAEKGLEIILTKEPDVLFLDIEMPGMSGVDLAEALQNMKHKPEIVFATAYPDYALKAFRVEAFDYLLKPFEEDQLAQTMERLKSLVKVEPRENPSLGKLAVHDEDKIVFVRPEDILYIFREERETFICTKKKKYTCRLPIKELEAKLSTYPFFRVHKSYLVQLPFVEELIPWGSGVYQLKVHGADEAIPVSRNYVKELRERLEL from the coding sequence ATGAAAATCGCAATCATCGATGATGAACCATACAGCCGTGAGGAAATGAAGCATCTCCTCGGCAACTATTCCTGGGCAGAGGTGGTCGGGGAAGCAAGCTCAGCCGAGAAGGGCCTCGAAATCATTTTGACGAAAGAGCCAGACGTCCTGTTCCTGGATATCGAGATGCCCGGCATGAGCGGAGTGGATCTCGCCGAGGCCCTTCAGAACATGAAGCATAAGCCGGAAATCGTCTTCGCCACGGCGTACCCTGACTATGCCCTTAAAGCGTTCAGGGTCGAGGCTTTCGATTACCTGCTGAAGCCTTTCGAAGAGGATCAGCTTGCCCAAACGATGGAAAGGCTGAAGTCTTTAGTAAAGGTCGAACCCCGTGAAAATCCATCCCTGGGGAAACTCGCCGTGCATGATGAGGATAAGATTGTATTCGTCAGGCCGGAGGATATCCTCTACATTTTCCGGGAAGAGCGGGAAACATTCATCTGTACGAAAAAGAAGAAATATACGTGCAGGCTGCCAATCAAGGAATTGGAAGCAAAACTCAGCACCTATCCCTTCTTCCGGGTCCACAAAAGCTATCTCGTTCAGCTGCCCTTTGTAGAAGAGCTGATTCCATGGGGGAGCGGCGTATACCAGCTGAAGGTTCATGGAGCCGATGAGGCGATTCCGGTGAGCCGGAATTATGTGAAGGAATTGCGGGAGCGGTTGGAGTTGTAG